The Brassica rapa cultivar Chiifu-401-42 chromosome A10, CAAS_Brap_v3.01, whole genome shotgun sequence genome segment AATATGATTAGTTTGCAGATAAGTAAAAAAACAGACTGGAAAAGACAATGGCATGTCGTTGAGTCGTTCtgtcttgtttttttcttttcttgagaAAATTCGCACCAACCCACCTTCTTAACATGATGCAATCGATACGTGACGGAGAAGTGCAACGCGGCAACACCGTCGTTAAACGGGACGGGGAGACAAGAACGGGGTGTGTCATTCTGCGATTCTTATGAACCAACATGTCAAATTTTGTTTGCTATTTTAGAACTCTTAGAGCTAATTTCTGTTTAGAAGAATTGGTTGATCCGAATGGCATACATTATAAACACAAATTAGCTACGTAAACATCATTTTGATGATCTTAAATTTACAATTAGCAAAAATATTAATGAACAAGGGTTAGGTTGTTTGAACGTTTTGactaaaaattacattttacaTTTCATCCAACCCAATGAAATGAATTTTACAAGTAAGAAAAGTTCATTATTGTTAGCTGGAGCCTGGAGGTTGATGAAGATCCATGGTCATTTGGTATACTTAACTTACAATATATGCTAGGATTGAAATTAATCattttcttttagaaatttatgGCACTGTTTGACTGATTGATAATATATTCCCACTTGGAATATGTATACATCAATCAAATTTGTCGCGACAAATTTTTTGATATGCAAAATATGAACATAGATCTTGAAGAGTCAATTTATTTGGTCCTTTTTAGAATGTCATTTTCTCTAATCATAAAATGAAAGATGCCAAAGTTATTCCACTGTCTACATATTTATATGtcaatctctctctttctacaTAATGTTGGGTCcagcaaaataaatatcattttgttATTGTCGAAACTTGACAACAAGCTGGAATACCATTATTAAATACTCTGCTTTCCTTAGCATATAGTAGTATTAAGTAAACTAATCATCTAGAATAATTAGAACATGCAATtgcatattaagaaaaaaattcaaggataatattataaattattgccTCCAAATTTCCACCGAAAAAGGTTGGTTCCCGTGACTCTTCTAAGATCTCAAGTATTTCTAGGAGGAGAATACAAACTCATAAATGTAAAAAGTACATTTTGTCGTCCAAACTTgccttttttataaatataaataaagctCAAAAAGTTTCTGAGAGGCACCtgtgattaaaaatataagttttgaTTTCTATTGAAGCTGCCAAGAAAAGCTATTCCGGGTTCTCAAGATTTGATATCAAAGGACTTGATGAGCCTTCCCATAGTATCTGTTGATGAACGGCGACTGCAAAAAGAGCAAACAAGCAAACCACATTTTACATATTAACGACTTTGTAACAATTAACAAACCATACTCAAAATGTTTGATGAACAATTTTTGTTCTTACCTTGACGCCACTGACATCTGGTGTTTCTGGTGAAGGCTGAGGGTAGAATTTGTAGAACTTCATGCTTTGAAAGGCTTGCTTAGTCTCTTCGCTCATATCTTCTATTGCTTTCTTTCGAGCCTCTCTGGCCTGCAAGGATCATTCCGTATGCAAAACAGTGTTATACAATCTATAGCACATAATATATATCATTCATCTTGGCGTGATTATACTTTACCTCTCGATTAGCTTTCTTTGCAGCTCGAACTTGCTCTTTGACATACTCCTGAGATATACAAACCAAAAGAACTTAGACAAATCTTCAACCGTCATGAACTGACTATTGATCTTATATATACAGCTCCACTTACTTTGAACTCATCCTTTTGTTCTGCAGATAAGGCTTCCTCTGCAATCAGTTTATCCACAAATTCCTGAAATACATGCACAAAAATCAATACAATGAATTTGAATACGCTCTTGAGTTGAGCCAAATGAAGAAGTGATTTCAAGTTTCATCGTTACAGAAAAGCCAAAGGCACACACCTCAAGTTCGTCAAACTCCCAGTCAAACTCACATACAACCTGCACAAACAGAACATTAAAGCTTGCTTatcaaaaaaaacaacacattTTGTGTAAACTGCCACTTCCAACAGATTCATTACTAGCTGGGAGACTTACCGGCGGTTCAGAGGGGAACATTATTTGGACTTCAGTACTCTGTTCGAGTTCATCTTCCTTGAATGGCTGATAGAAATCtgcaaagcaaaaaaaaatgaggAAAAACGACAGATCAGATATTATTTGCTTACCACATGCATAACAATGAATAAACTAATAGCCTGCCATGTACTATAAATGATTCTCACTCTGCAAATGTTAGCTAGTATTAGtagtgagaaaaaaaaactcacacgGCAGGCAGTACTCGTACTTCTTAACACGATCTTCCTTCATATGTCTGAGAGCAGCTCTGCAGATAATATAAAGCTAAACTGAGTACACCAAAACTGGCAGATTCAAACAATACTATATGTATGAGAATAGAGACCCGTAATACTAAAGACCCATATATAAAATCCTTCTCCCTAACAACAAATTACTCGGCAGAAATGACGAAACAAACGATGCAACGTGAAGCCAGGTTTCATGTTCTAATGTCAATATCATATGTAATTGAACTCAAAAATCCTTTTATAGCGAGTATACATTCATCTTTTTAACTCGTATCAGTGATAAGAGAAGACAACACGTGTTAATTACCTCCTCTGCGTACAGGTCATGACAAAAATCTGAAAGTTCATCCTATCAACTTGTCTACCTCTGCAGGAAGAACAAGTAATTAGTCAATGCTAGTAAACCTTCTAAAAAGAATAGTAAACAAATGTGTTCAGATGCATGAGGAACTAATGGACTAAGTACCTTTTGTCAAACGGAATGTAAGGAAGCCAGTCCATTTTCATCGTCTTCATCGGAAGGATTTCCTCCACTTCTCTCTGAACCGAGGTGACTCCTATCTTATCAGAAGGTGGAAAAGGTGATTCAACCTGCAAATATAGAAAGGATAAATTCACCACAAGATCATAAAACATGATATTGAATCCAGCGACCGACGATAGCAAGCAAAGGTTGGCAGAGATTTAAACAAGAACTTACAGCAACAACGGCCGGGACAAGGACAATCTTGTTTGCGCCTTTGTAGGGGACTAACTGAGCTGTAATGATGAAATGAGAAAATTACACAGGAATTATAAGCAAATGTTCAAGAAAATATAGAGAGCATACTGCACTTCAAAAGAGCCAGATGCTATAAACAAGTCTAAGGACAAGGACCCCAACTATCAATAATCAATACAAGAACAGGAGCAAGAGAGACAGCTTACGTTCTGTGCACCCAAAAACAAAGACTTTCTTCCCGTGGAGCAAACCACCTTCCTCCAACGCTTCCTGAAATACAGATGAAGAAACATAAATATCAGAATCTCATCAACCCTGTTAAACTTGTCGACTCGACAATACACAACAAAACTGGAGAATGTAGTCCAAACATGAAACAACTTACCTCAAGATTCTTGAAATCCCAATTGAATTCATAAACTGCATCCAATTTGTCCCACTGCCATCACAATTTAACAAACATAAGCACAAAGAACAAACTGAATTCTCAACAGAGACAATAACTCCAAATGTTGGAAGTCAAATTCTTCAAAACAATATACCTCAGTTCCCACTGGAAATGCTGCCTTCCACAAACcctcctgcaaaaaaaaaaaacaagggcACATGTAGCATTAAGATAACTTCAAGATATCATGAGAATAAGATGAAAGCTTCCCCTCCAATAACTTAAACCCACCATGACATTACCATTTATGGAACTAAGATAACTTAAACCCACTCATCTTTCTAGCAACTAAGAGCAAGATATTATAGCTTAAACGAGAAGCCTAATCCAAGCGGTAGATCTTAAATGATATTCACGACTAAAAGCATTACCAGATTACGCTCATCCTCGAAGTACTCAGGCTCCTCCTGTGGTTTAGCCACTCGAGCTTTCTTAGCTCTCGCAGCcggtttcttctcttctttcacTTCGACATCCTTCTTCGTCACCGCCCTCTTTCGCTTACCACCACCGCGACCCGCAGGTTTCTTCTTatctccatctccatctccatcCTCCTCCTTAACGTCCTCCTTCGGCTCGGAAGACGAAGCATCATCGACCTGATTCTCCTCCGGCTTAACTTCCTCTTCCTCGTGTCCCTTCGCCTCTTCCCCGTTCTCCTCAGCGACTGCTTCCGTAGGCTGTGGCTGGCTCTCTTCCTGCGTCGACGCCTCGAGAGACTCGGCAACCACCTCATCGGCGACAGCTCCTTTGCGACCCGCTTTTGAAGCTCCCTTTCTCTTCGCTCCTTTCTTCATTGTAACTGACTGAGAATCGAAACTGAGTTTGAGAAGAAACGCTACGCCGTCGAAGCGATAGAAGCTAGGGATGGCGGTGGATCGAGGGATTTCGAATTTCAGATTTAGGGgtttattttacttatttatctATTTCATCAACGTTGTCTTTGTCCTGCGTCAAATCAACGCCTCTTCAAGAAAATagggtttttaattttatttatttttttcctaaatttAATAAGGTGCCGGTTTGCTAAAAAAAATGTAAGGCCCAAAACTAAAATGACATTTTATTTTGCCGGgattattttaattgttttgaaATTTGGAATGGCGGAAGTTTGATGAAACCATGTGGAAGGCTTCTTTCTCGTGTGGCTGCTGCGTCCACCGTTTATGTGAACCTAAATAAGATATGAAttatctttcagatttttttacatttctctaatattattttcatttctttttttttctttttttttgtgaacaaCTCATATGTACATATAATTTATTCTACAAAATGATATTTTAACTTCCAACTATATAATTTTACTTAGTTTATAaggatttttgtttgttttatcaATGTTCTATTTATTTCTGTTATTTATGTTTGAAAATCTTTCTCAAAATGAAGATGAAAATGTAAGCCTAcctaaaaaatattagaaaaccCACAGTCACACacagaaataaataaaagtccAGTGGTAGTCATCCATATTTGCAACTGGACAAAAGCCCAAtattatttcatttcttagtGGGCTTTAACAAACGGGCCTATATATTGAGGACCAATTACATACCCATCGTTAATTCCAGCTGACTATGCCAAAATGCCAGACTGTGGGACTCAGTAAAGATCGGTTTGCTTATGGGTGTAGACGACACAGTCCTCTCGTGGTTGAGCGATGCATGTGAGTATATAACCCTTCTGAATCTGCTCTTCTTCAAGGAAAGAACCTAGTGACTGATCCACTTTCCCGGACACTATCTTCCCGCAACACGTCCCACAAGTCCCTGACCTACAAGAGTATGGCAGTTCCATCCCCGCGTTCTCCGCGGATTCAAGTATGCAACTACCTTCTTTTACTTCGATCTCCTTCTCCTCACCCTCCGGATCAATCAGTTTCACCCTTCTAGACGCCATTGCAAACACCTTCACACTATTACCTAATCTCAACGACGGCGAAAACGACAAGAAAAAAGGCTTCTTGAGCGTGGTCATAAGTTGACCACGTGATGTTGATATTAGAGGAGGTTTGATGCTCCATGAGAGCACAAATTGATCCATTATGCATTCTATTCGGTTGAAACTGTGTAAAAACAATGAATCAAGATAAAACTTATATATTCA includes the following:
- the LOC103846843 gene encoding protein HEAT INTOLERANT 4, which encodes MKKGAKRKGASKAGRKGAVADEVVAESLEASTQEESQPQPTEAVAEENGEEAKGHEEEEVKPEENQVDDASSSEPKEDVKEEDGDGDGDKKKPAGRGGGKRKRAVTKKDVEVKEEKKPAARAKKARVAKPQEEPEYFEDERNLEGLWKAAFPVGTEWDKLDAVYEFNWDFKNLEEALEEGGLLHGKKVFVFGCTEPQLVPYKGANKIVLVPAVVAVESPFPPSDKIGVTSVQREVEEILPMKTMKMDWLPYIPFDKRGRQVDRMNFQIFVMTCTQRRAALRHMKEDRVKKYEYCLPYFYQPFKEDELEQSTEVQIMFPSEPPVVCEFDWEFDELEEFVDKLIAEEALSAEQKDEFKEYVKEQVRAAKKANREAREARKKAIEDMSEETKQAFQSMKFYKFYPQPSPETPDVSGVKSPFINRYYGKAHQVL
- the LOC103846844 gene encoding probable ferredoxin-4, chloroplastic translates to MDQFVLSWSIKPPLISTSRGQLMTTLKKPFFLSFSPSLRLGNSVKVFAMASRRVKLIDPEGEEKEIEVKEGSCILESAENAGMELPYSCRSGTCGTCCGKIVSGKVDQSLGSFLEEEQIQKGYILTCIAQPREDCVVYTHKQTDLY